The Lichenihabitans psoromatis genome contains a region encoding:
- a CDS encoding DUF2184 domain-containing protein encodes MLRASAVFDAQAALGFLVSQVTSIEQNVYAIRYGDIQYPNLVPVDTSAYPWARTVTYFTSDHAGQADWMDGNASDMPFADVARTKFETTVESAKIGYRFSLEEVNEAMLIPGMTLSADKAAAARRAGEELVERVVISGDSRKGFLGLVNQTSVPQVAVANGAGGSSLWTNKQPIEILADINNALVGAWSTSAQVELHDTVLLPVAHYGLIASTPRSATSDATIITYLQANNIYTSTTGRPLTIRTLRQLAGAGAGGSNRMITYRRDPQVLKFHMPMPHQFFPPQQRMLEFIVPGMMRLGGLDVRLPKGVSYNDGI; translated from the coding sequence ATGCTACGCGCAAGCGCAGTCTTCGACGCTCAGGCGGCTCTCGGCTTTCTCGTCTCGCAAGTCACCTCGATCGAGCAGAACGTCTATGCGATCCGATATGGCGACATCCAATATCCGAACCTCGTTCCGGTCGATACCTCGGCCTATCCCTGGGCCCGGACCGTCACCTATTTCACATCCGATCACGCCGGACAGGCCGATTGGATGGACGGCAACGCCAGCGACATGCCTTTCGCCGACGTCGCCCGCACCAAATTCGAGACAACCGTGGAATCGGCCAAGATCGGCTATCGCTTCTCGCTCGAAGAGGTCAACGAGGCGATGCTCATTCCGGGCATGACCTTGTCGGCCGACAAGGCCGCCGCGGCCCGGCGAGCCGGCGAGGAACTGGTCGAGCGGGTCGTCATTTCGGGGGACAGCCGCAAGGGATTTTTGGGCCTCGTCAACCAGACATCGGTGCCGCAGGTCGCGGTCGCCAACGGCGCGGGTGGCTCGTCGCTCTGGACCAACAAGCAGCCGATCGAGATTCTGGCCGATATCAACAATGCCCTCGTCGGAGCCTGGTCGACGAGCGCCCAGGTCGAATTGCACGACACCGTGCTGCTGCCGGTCGCCCATTATGGGCTGATCGCCTCGACGCCCCGGTCGGCGACGTCGGATGCGACCATCATCACCTATCTCCAGGCCAACAATATCTACACCTCGACCACCGGCCGGCCCCTCACGATCCGCACCTTGCGACAGCTGGCGGGGGCGGGTGCCGGCGGAAGCAATCGCATGATCACGTATCGGCGCGACCCGCAGGTGCTGAAATTCCACATGCCGATGCCCCATCAGTTCTTCCCGCCGCAGCAACGCATGCTCGAATTCATCGTCCCGGGCATGATGCGGCTCGGCGGCCTCGATGTGCGCCTGCCGAAGGGCGTCTCCTACAACGATGGGATCTAG
- a CDS encoding phage tail tube protein: MSASPGKSLLLRVNTAGSTFVTAGGLRTKQIKRSVGKVDVTNADSAGRWQELLPGAAVQSLAFSASDFVWLNDAAYQAFRTAFDSGVMLVCQIVYPGAGYYQGNFVITQLDEQAPFDKEITSSLTIESSQTPVWSAGAPA, from the coding sequence ATGTCCGCTTCACCCGGCAAAAGCCTCCTGCTGCGCGTCAATACCGCCGGCTCCACCTTCGTGACCGCAGGCGGTCTGCGGACCAAGCAAATCAAGCGATCGGTCGGCAAAGTCGATGTCACGAACGCCGACTCGGCGGGTCGCTGGCAGGAACTGCTGCCCGGCGCGGCCGTGCAATCTTTGGCTTTTTCGGCCAGCGACTTCGTGTGGCTGAACGATGCGGCCTATCAGGCCTTCCGGACCGCCTTCGACAGCGGCGTGATGCTGGTCTGCCAGATCGTCTATCCAGGGGCTGGCTATTACCAGGGCAATTTCGTCATCACGCAGCTCGACGAACAAGCGCCCTTCGACAAGGAAATCACATCCTCCCTGACGATCGAAAGCTCGCAAACTCCCGTATGGTCGGCCGGAGCACCAGCATGA
- a CDS encoding NlpC/P60 family protein: MLTRSDIVAAARRYIGTPYHHQGALAGAGCDCLGLVRGIWRDLYGAEPEQPPVYTPDWGEVGGDEHILAAAGRHMLARPVSEAEPGDVLVFRLRRGAIAKHIAVLSAASQPDGSGGRIIHAQSNDQVREVVLTPWWRRHAVAAFMFPGAQA, from the coding sequence ATGCTGACCCGATCCGACATCGTCGCGGCGGCGCGTCGCTACATAGGCACGCCCTATCATCATCAAGGCGCGCTCGCCGGGGCAGGGTGCGATTGCCTCGGCCTCGTGCGCGGCATCTGGCGCGACCTCTATGGCGCGGAGCCGGAGCAGCCGCCGGTCTATACGCCCGATTGGGGCGAGGTCGGCGGCGATGAGCATATCCTGGCGGCGGCGGGGCGGCACATGCTGGCCCGGCCGGTGAGCGAGGCCGAGCCCGGCGACGTGCTGGTGTTCCGGCTGCGGCGCGGCGCCATCGCCAAACATATCGCGGTTCTCTCGGCCGCCTCGCAACCCGACGGCAGCGGCGGCCGCATCATCCACGCGCAATCGAACGATCAGGTCCGCGAGGTGGTGCTGACGCCGTGGTGGCGCCGCCATGCCGTCGCGGCCTTTATGTTCCCCGGAGCACAAGCCTGA
- a CDS encoding DUF2460 domain-containing protein: protein MTSFNERLFPTDVALGAKGGPERRTDVVTLRSGGEQRNAIWAESKRKYQAGYGVKSFAQLEAVLAFFEAQRGRLYGFRWRDRFDFRSCASPALPMPTDQPVGIGDGATAVWQLTKTYGAGATPYVRQIRKPVAGSVAVAVDGLAVSAVSVDATTGLLTFMPVSVPKSGALITAGFSFDVPVRFDTDYLEVDLSHFEAGQMPNIPIVEIRV from the coding sequence ATGACGAGCTTCAACGAACGTCTATTTCCGACCGATGTCGCGCTCGGAGCCAAGGGTGGTCCCGAGCGACGGACCGATGTGGTCACGCTGCGCTCGGGCGGCGAGCAACGCAACGCGATCTGGGCGGAGTCAAAGCGCAAATATCAAGCGGGCTATGGGGTCAAATCCTTCGCTCAATTGGAAGCCGTCCTGGCCTTTTTCGAAGCGCAGCGCGGTCGCCTCTATGGTTTTCGCTGGCGGGACCGGTTCGACTTTCGATCTTGCGCGTCGCCGGCACTGCCGATGCCAACCGATCAGCCGGTCGGGATCGGCGATGGAGCCACCGCCGTGTGGCAATTGACAAAGACCTATGGGGCTGGAGCCACCCCTTACGTTCGTCAAATCCGAAAGCCGGTCGCCGGGTCTGTTGCGGTTGCGGTCGATGGACTTGCGGTTTCGGCAGTCTCCGTTGACGCCACAACCGGTCTCTTGACGTTCATGCCCGTATCCGTCCCGAAAAGCGGCGCCCTCATCACGGCGGGCTTCAGCTTTGATGTGCCGGTGCGTTTCGACACCGATTATCTCGAGGTCGACCTCTCGCATTTCGAGGCGGGTCAGATGCCCAACATCCCCATCGTCGAGATTAGGGTCTAG
- a CDS encoding DUF2163 domain-containing protein: MKIVPPALAAHLATGATPLAYCWRLTRRDGVVLGFTEHDRDLVYAGTTFSAASGFTASQIQQSLDLSIDNLNAAGALSSADLTETDILAGRYDDADVELFWVNWADPSQGLTIAVGNLGEVTRAGIAFSAEFRSIANRLNQKIGTTCERFCSARLGDTRCGIDLGASAFHGTATAATAGQITEVTVIGLAAFATDWFTFGTLSFTTGANTGLLLDVKAHLRTSGIDILQLWTPTPFAVAIGDIATVTAGCRKTLSVCRTKFGNITNFRGYPYIPGSDVITRYAVQGALNASGGSLFAGS; encoded by the coding sequence ATGAAGATTGTTCCTCCGGCGCTGGCGGCCCATCTTGCCACCGGCGCGACGCCGCTCGCCTATTGCTGGCGGCTGACGCGGCGCGATGGCGTGGTGCTGGGCTTTACCGAGCATGATCGCGACCTCGTCTATGCGGGCACGACCTTCTCGGCCGCGTCCGGCTTCACGGCCTCGCAGATCCAGCAATCGCTCGACCTGTCGATCGACAATCTCAACGCGGCGGGTGCGCTATCCTCGGCCGACCTGACCGAGACCGACATTCTGGCCGGGCGCTACGACGACGCCGATGTCGAACTGTTCTGGGTCAATTGGGCCGACCCGAGCCAGGGCCTGACGATCGCGGTCGGCAACCTCGGCGAGGTAACGCGCGCCGGCATCGCCTTTTCGGCCGAGTTCCGCTCCATCGCCAACCGGCTGAACCAGAAGATCGGCACCACCTGCGAACGGTTCTGCTCGGCGCGCCTCGGCGATACCCGTTGCGGCATCGATCTTGGTGCGAGCGCCTTTCACGGCACCGCGACGGCCGCGACGGCGGGGCAGATCACCGAAGTGACCGTCATTGGGCTCGCAGCCTTCGCGACCGACTGGTTCACGTTCGGCACGCTGTCGTTCACGACCGGCGCCAACACAGGCCTGCTGCTCGACGTGAAGGCGCATCTGCGCACCTCCGGCATCGACATCCTGCAGCTGTGGACGCCGACGCCCTTCGCGGTCGCGATCGGCGATATCGCGACCGTCACGGCCGGGTGCCGCAAGACGCTGTCGGTCTGCCGAACCAAATTCGGCAACATCACCAACTTCCGGGGCTATCCCTATATTCCGGGCTCGGATGTCATCACCCGCTACGCCGTCCAGGGCGCGCTCAACGCGTCCGGCGGCTCACTCTTCGCAGGCTCGTGA
- a CDS encoding DUF4054 domain-containing protein, whose product MSLTPPMAADLVSRFPAFATVPTVTLTARLAEASTRVDQTWTSGEDGLAILLYAAHLLTLDGFGGGAEASLAAAGALGFTSFRSGQFSLERRGSERTTQVSDLSETIYGRRFLALLRVNQPAVLVP is encoded by the coding sequence ATGTCGCTCACTCCTCCTATGGCCGCCGATCTGGTGAGCCGCTTTCCCGCCTTTGCGACCGTCCCGACCGTCACGCTCACGGCGCGCTTGGCCGAGGCATCGACACGCGTTGATCAGACGTGGACCAGCGGCGAGGACGGGCTCGCAATTCTGCTCTATGCGGCACATCTGCTGACGCTCGACGGATTTGGAGGCGGCGCCGAAGCGTCTCTCGCGGCTGCGGGCGCTCTCGGTTTCACGAGCTTCCGATCCGGGCAGTTCAGCCTTGAGCGCCGCGGATCCGAGCGGACGACGCAAGTCTCCGACCTGTCGGAGACCATCTACGGACGCCGGTTTCTGGCGCTGCTCCGTGTCAATCAACCCGCCGTTCTGGTGCCTTGA
- a CDS encoding DUF3168 domain-containing protein: protein MIASDRQQATVDAILQALTGDQALAALVGQRIFDAPPGRAVTPEITIKLVTAMDQSSADTDAQRLVFDLDIWDRYALGTDLSRPRIIMGHIRRILHLRALTLVGANLVVLRCINAQGPFRDPDNVALHGIVTVSALAGHETSS, encoded by the coding sequence ATGATCGCAAGCGACCGACAGCAAGCAACGGTCGACGCCATCCTGCAGGCTCTGACGGGTGATCAAGCTCTCGCGGCCCTCGTCGGCCAGCGGATCTTTGACGCGCCGCCCGGCCGCGCCGTGACGCCAGAGATCACGATCAAGCTGGTGACCGCCATGGACCAGTCCAGCGCCGACACGGATGCTCAGCGCTTGGTCTTCGATCTCGACATTTGGGATCGCTATGCGCTCGGCACCGACCTATCCCGACCCCGGATCATCATGGGGCATATCCGCCGCATTCTGCACCTTCGCGCGCTGACGCTCGTCGGCGCCAACCTCGTCGTCCTGCGCTGCATCAACGCGCAAGGACCGTTCCGCGACCCAGACAATGTTGCGCTGCACGGCATCGTGACGGTCTCGGCCTTGGCCGGCCACGAAACCTCGTCCTGA